A part of Bacteroidia bacterium genomic DNA contains:
- a CDS encoding DUF302 domain-containing protein, which translates to MDYYFKTTLNNITFDRAIERIIEELKTEGFGVLTEIDIKATLKEKLDVDFYNYRILGACNPPFAYKALQAEDKIGTMLPCNVIVQEREPGIIEVSAVDPVASMMAIENEALGEVAVQVRDKLKKVIEQL; encoded by the coding sequence ATGGATTATTATTTTAAAACAACATTGAACAACATAACTTTTGATAGAGCCATCGAAAGAATTATAGAGGAATTAAAGACAGAAGGATTTGGCGTATTAACAGAAATAGACATCAAAGCCACCTTAAAGGAAAAATTGGATGTTGACTTCTATAATTACAGAATCTTGGGAGCTTGCAATCCTCCATTTGCTTATAAGGCACTGCAAGCAGAGGACAAAATCGGTACAATGTTGCCCTGCAATGTTATTGTTCAGGAAAGAGAACCAGGAATCATCGAAGTGTCAGCAGTAGATCCTGTTGCTTCCATGATGGCAATCGAAAATGAAGCATTGGGAGAGGTAGCTGTTCAGGTCAGAGATAAATTGAAAAAGGTAATTGAGCAACTATAA
- a CDS encoding acyl carrier protein → MNDFTERFNKLLIDKLGVSQEDIQPEAKFTDDLGADSLDMVELIMEFESEFNVSIPDDDTEQIHTVSDAETYLMEKINND, encoded by the coding sequence ATGAATGATTTTACAGAAAGATTTAACAAGCTTCTGATTGACAAGCTCGGTGTCAGTCAGGAGGATATTCAACCGGAAGCAAAATTTACCGATGATCTGGGGGCTGATTCTTTGGATATGGTAGAACTCATTATGGAGTTTGAAAGTGAGTTTAATGTTTCCATTCCTGATGATGATACCGAACAGATACATACGGTAAGTGATGCCGAAACTTATTTAATGGAAAAAATAAACAATGATTAA